A region of Streptomyces sp. NBC_01267 DNA encodes the following proteins:
- the fxsT gene encoding FxSxx-COOH system tetratricopeptide repeat protein, with product MAEHIPHVTVVFAGQSEPWANWIVGEINAAGCAAAPVRWSPARQGPSQDALTGLLEAPGRILLVIDDWFEKFAEVRYEAWGDALRQVHGRHPDRIAAVSVTTRPLPDALIALGPVALRGLRAEAARRRVLEAAGITAVAPQAVSLDRPPRFPDNPPRVQNVPRRNRRFTGRGEILDRVHDHLAASRTEGGVLALCGPGGIGKTQIALEYVHRFKGEYDIVWWVDATGRGTAREQFGALADALGVPTGANLDRSIAAAVERLRATADSWLIVLDGAGDPAKVQALLPDGPGHVLVTTSQQEWSAEAELVQVNRFEREESITFAGRRSGRLSESEAGLLAEAVEDLPLLLDQTAAWLGINPTVDVLEYIRELKKGDPDRFGLLASKEYPESFQVAWAKTLNSLHDQDVGAWKLLNLLACFSPGVVPVRLLQAARAADLPKPLDRVVPEPSSWNSALRRLSEVTSMRLEYDSSPRMDAVTVGTLRMHRLFHSFVRHTQGPDERAELSAAALRVLVSADPRDPTSSRNWARYAELIPHLRISGALESADEDVRTLVLNCIEYLRMRGEYEDGRSLSHEAIAHWQPVSGPTSRSVLVAVHQKANMLRRLGRYTEAESVGRAVLDRLADNGDAEPIEVIRARDGLGGTLMALGRYDEARALLEQAAAEATTALGSAWVPRTLSVRNNLAEVMGLQGHYEESLHLHREILAARVELLGGRNPLTLHSALRTAWTLRLLGRYREALEIQEHNSLLHGQELDRNHGQTLNADHNLALCLRREGKLLQARQLMLSVRKRRTARRGRRHPGTLRASADYAMLLRETGDIRAAYDLADDTAALYAVQLGEDHPYAVGTRANLVLLLSDAGEHEGAGALAEQTLRRMAEAVGADHPWTLGVAFNTATARHRIGDDEGAVRLGEDLLRRATRTLGAQHPLTSTIAAALAQDLRATGDEARADALQADALVRITALLGRDHQHVRSIRHGMQRYWDFEPQLF from the coding sequence ATGGCGGAGCACATTCCCCACGTCACGGTGGTCTTCGCAGGGCAGAGCGAGCCCTGGGCCAACTGGATCGTGGGAGAGATCAACGCAGCGGGCTGCGCCGCCGCGCCGGTGCGCTGGAGCCCCGCCCGGCAGGGCCCGTCGCAGGACGCGCTCACCGGGCTGCTGGAAGCCCCCGGCCGGATACTGCTCGTCATCGACGACTGGTTCGAGAAGTTCGCCGAGGTGCGGTACGAGGCCTGGGGCGACGCGCTCCGTCAGGTGCACGGCCGCCACCCCGACCGCATCGCCGCGGTCAGTGTCACGACCCGGCCGCTGCCCGACGCCCTGATCGCCCTGGGCCCGGTGGCGCTGCGCGGACTCCGCGCCGAGGCCGCCCGGCGGCGGGTTCTGGAGGCGGCGGGCATCACCGCGGTCGCCCCGCAGGCCGTCAGCCTGGACCGCCCGCCGCGCTTCCCCGACAACCCGCCGCGCGTGCAGAACGTGCCGCGCCGCAACCGCCGCTTCACCGGCCGGGGCGAAATCCTCGACCGGGTGCACGACCACCTCGCCGCGAGCCGGACCGAGGGCGGCGTCCTCGCCCTGTGCGGACCCGGCGGCATCGGCAAGACCCAGATCGCGCTGGAGTACGTCCACCGGTTCAAGGGCGAGTACGACATCGTCTGGTGGGTGGACGCGACCGGCCGGGGCACCGCCCGCGAACAGTTCGGCGCACTCGCCGACGCCCTCGGGGTCCCCACCGGCGCCAACCTCGACCGGTCCATCGCGGCAGCCGTCGAACGGCTCCGCGCCACCGCCGACAGCTGGCTGATCGTGCTCGACGGTGCGGGAGATCCGGCCAAAGTGCAGGCACTGCTGCCGGACGGTCCCGGCCATGTCCTGGTCACCACCAGCCAACAGGAATGGTCCGCCGAGGCCGAACTGGTCCAGGTGAACCGCTTTGAGCGCGAGGAGTCGATCACCTTCGCGGGCCGCCGCTCCGGGCGGCTGTCCGAGTCCGAGGCCGGGCTGCTCGCCGAAGCCGTGGAGGATCTGCCGCTGCTGCTCGACCAGACCGCGGCCTGGCTCGGCATCAACCCGACCGTCGATGTCCTGGAGTACATCCGGGAGTTGAAGAAGGGCGACCCCGACCGCTTCGGCCTGCTGGCGTCCAAGGAATACCCCGAGTCCTTCCAGGTCGCCTGGGCCAAGACCCTGAACAGCCTGCACGACCAGGACGTCGGCGCGTGGAAGCTGCTCAACCTGCTCGCCTGCTTCTCCCCGGGCGTCGTGCCCGTACGGCTGCTGCAGGCGGCCCGCGCGGCCGACCTGCCCAAGCCGCTGGACCGCGTCGTCCCGGAACCCAGCAGCTGGAACTCGGCACTGCGCCGGCTCTCCGAAGTCACCTCCATGCGGCTGGAGTACGACTCGTCGCCCCGGATGGACGCCGTCACCGTCGGTACCCTGCGGATGCACCGGCTCTTCCACTCCTTCGTACGGCACACCCAGGGCCCCGACGAGCGCGCGGAGCTGTCGGCAGCGGCCCTGCGGGTCCTGGTGTCCGCCGACCCGCGCGACCCCACGTCGTCCCGCAACTGGGCCCGGTACGCCGAACTGATCCCGCACCTGCGGATCTCCGGCGCCCTGGAATCCGCCGACGAGGACGTCCGCACCCTCGTCCTCAACTGCATCGAGTACCTGCGGATGCGCGGCGAGTACGAGGACGGGCGTTCCCTCAGCCACGAGGCGATAGCGCACTGGCAGCCGGTCTCCGGACCCACCAGCAGGTCCGTCCTGGTCGCCGTCCACCAGAAGGCCAACATGCTGCGCAGGCTGGGCCGTTACACCGAAGCCGAGTCGGTGGGACGCGCGGTGCTCGACCGCCTCGCCGACAACGGGGACGCCGAGCCGATCGAGGTGATCCGGGCCAGGGACGGCCTCGGCGGCACGCTGATGGCACTCGGCCGCTACGACGAGGCCCGCGCCCTCCTCGAACAGGCCGCGGCCGAGGCCACCACGGCACTGGGCAGCGCCTGGGTGCCGCGCACCCTCTCCGTACGGAACAACCTCGCCGAGGTGATGGGGCTCCAGGGGCACTACGAGGAGTCCCTGCACCTGCACCGGGAGATCCTGGCAGCCCGGGTCGAACTCCTCGGCGGACGCAATCCGCTCACCCTGCACTCCGCGCTGCGCACCGCCTGGACGCTGCGGCTGCTCGGCCGCTACCGGGAGGCCCTGGAGATCCAGGAGCACAACTCGCTGCTGCACGGGCAGGAGTTGGACCGCAACCACGGCCAGACGCTGAACGCGGACCACAACCTCGCCCTGTGCCTGCGCCGCGAGGGCAAGCTCCTCCAGGCCAGGCAGCTGATGCTCAGCGTCCGCAAACGCCGGACGGCCCGCCGGGGCCGCCGCCACCCGGGCACCCTGCGGGCGAGCGCGGACTACGCGATGCTGCTGCGCGAGACCGGTGACATCCGCGCGGCCTACGACCTCGCCGACGACACCGCCGCGCTGTACGCGGTGCAGCTGGGGGAGGACCACCCCTACGCGGTGGGCACCCGGGCCAATCTGGTGCTGCTGCTCAGCGACGCGGGCGAGCACGAGGGGGCCGGCGCGCTCGCCGAGCAGACCCTCCGGCGCATGGCCGAGGCCGTGGGCGCCGACCACCCGTGGACCCTGGGCGTCGCCTTCAACACCGCGACGGCCAGGCACCGGATCGGGGACGACGAGGGCGCCGTACGGCTCGGTGAGGACCTGCTCCGGCGGGCCACCCGCACGCTCGGCGCCCAGCACCCGCTGACCAGCACGATCGCGGCGGCGCTGGCCCAGGATCTGCGGGCCACCGGCGACGAGGCGCGCGCCGACGCGCTCCAGGCGGACGCGCTGGTGCGGATCACCGCGCTGCTGGGCCGCGACCACCAGCACGTACGGAGCATCCGGCACGGGATGCAGCGCTACTGGGACTTCGAGCCCCAGCTGTTCTGA
- a CDS encoding radical SAM protein, with protein sequence MTGCATTGAVRDRGAGHRAVPFRQFVLKVHSRCNLACTYCYIYRGQDSSWRERPQRAADATVRRTADRIGEHVRTHGLKHIRIELHGGEPLLAGPGPVVAYADAVRNAVPADCEVTATVQTNGTLLTADVLNTLAAARIRVGLSLDGGTAAQNARRADHAGRPSWPAAHRAARLLAACPHPGTYAGILCTIDVTADPVAVYDSLRALRPPGLDLLLPHGNWSAPPPGKQTPGTQAQGRQTPGAQTPGRQAPGKQAAAPGRHRPGPTPYGDWLATAFDRWWDGGPGQPRIRLFHTIIALLLGEPAAAEAVGLAPLAVVVIDTDGAIEQVDALKSAYEGAPATGLDVFSHPLDAALDHPGIVARQLGAGALAADCLSCPVLRVCGGGNYIHRYADGSGFRHPSVYCPDLERLIRHIGHRLRHVVT encoded by the coding sequence ATGACCGGATGTGCCACGACCGGCGCCGTCCGGGACCGCGGCGCCGGCCACCGGGCCGTGCCCTTCCGGCAGTTCGTCCTCAAGGTGCACAGCCGGTGCAACCTGGCCTGCACGTACTGCTACATCTACCGCGGCCAGGACAGCAGTTGGCGCGAGCGCCCGCAGCGCGCCGCCGACGCCACCGTGCGGCGGACCGCCGACCGCATCGGCGAACACGTCCGCACGCACGGCCTGAAGCACATCCGGATCGAACTGCACGGCGGTGAGCCCCTGCTCGCGGGCCCCGGACCGGTCGTCGCGTACGCCGACGCGGTACGGAACGCGGTGCCCGCCGACTGCGAGGTCACCGCCACCGTCCAGACGAACGGCACCCTGCTCACCGCGGACGTCCTGAACACGCTGGCCGCCGCCCGGATCCGCGTCGGTCTCTCCCTGGACGGCGGCACCGCCGCACAGAACGCCCGCCGCGCCGACCACGCGGGCCGCCCCTCCTGGCCCGCCGCGCACCGGGCGGCCCGGCTGCTCGCCGCGTGCCCGCACCCCGGCACGTACGCCGGGATCCTCTGCACCATCGATGTCACGGCCGACCCGGTGGCCGTCTACGACAGTCTGCGCGCGCTGCGGCCCCCGGGGCTCGATCTGCTGCTGCCGCACGGCAATTGGTCGGCGCCGCCACCGGGCAAGCAGACGCCGGGTACGCAGGCGCAGGGAAGGCAGACGCCGGGCGCGCAGACGCCGGGAAGGCAGGCGCCGGGGAAGCAGGCCGCCGCCCCAGGTCGGCACCGGCCGGGGCCGACCCCGTACGGCGACTGGCTCGCCACCGCCTTCGACCGCTGGTGGGACGGCGGCCCCGGCCAGCCGCGCATCCGGCTCTTCCACACGATCATCGCCCTGCTGCTCGGCGAACCCGCCGCCGCCGAGGCCGTCGGGCTCGCCCCGCTGGCGGTCGTCGTCATCGACACCGACGGGGCGATCGAACAGGTCGACGCGCTCAAGTCCGCCTACGAGGGCGCCCCCGCGACCGGTCTCGACGTCTTCAGCCACCCCCTCGACGCGGCCCTCGACCACCCGGGCATCGTGGCCCGGCAACTCGGCGCGGGCGCGCTGGCCGCGGACTGTCTGAGCTGTCCGGTGCTCCGGGTCTGCGGTGGCGGGAATTACATCCACCGGTACGCCGACGGGAGCGGGTTCCGTCATCCCAGTGTCTACTGTCCCGATCTGGAACGACTCATCCGGCATATCGGCCACCGGCTGAGACATGTCGTCACGTGA